A stretch of DNA from Methylobacterium sp. CB376:
AGCCACTGAGAAAGCGGCTTAAGCTCAACGTTACCGGCTTTCCAACGGGCTCGGCTTCTACGAAGTGCTCGCGAGCTTCATCGTCACGAGGCCCGAGACAATCAGCCCCGCCGCGACCAGCCGTGTGACGCTCGCCTGCTCTCCGAGCACGAGGATGCCGATGACGAACGCACCCACCGCGCCGACCCCGGTCCAGATTGTGTAGGCCGTACCGAGAGGCAGTGAGCGCATGGCAAGTGCCAGCAGGCCAAAGCTGCCGAGCATCGTCGCGATCATGATCGCGGTTGGCCACAGTCGCGTGAAGCCGTGTGACTGCTTCATCGCGTAGGCCCACACGACCTCAAGGATGCCAGCGGTGATGAGGTAGACCCAAGCCATGACGGCCCTCTCTCGAAGGGCCGGGCCGTCCCGGACTTGAACTCCCGTGAGCGGGAGGGAGGACGTGGCCTCGCGCGGCACAGCTATGCGCTCGCCTTCTGACGTTCAAGTCCGTTTCTGACCTAGAGCGGACCA
This window harbors:
- a CDS encoding DMT family transporter codes for the protein MAWVYLITAGILEVVWAYAMKQSHGFTRLWPTAIMIATMLGSFGLLALAMRSLPLGTAYTIWTGVGAVGAFVIGILVLGEQASVTRLVAAGLIVSGLVTMKLASTS